The Hevea brasiliensis isolate MT/VB/25A 57/8 chromosome 9, ASM3005281v1, whole genome shotgun sequence nucleotide sequence ACCCTCCAACTGAAATTAGCATGTGTCTCACTGAATAGAGTTTTCCATCAATATCAACTGTGTGTGAGACCACAGTCTGCATATATTCCATGAGCATGAATGATAGAATTATAAAACCATGGAGGTAAGAACCCATGTTGCAGCAATTTATATTTACTCATAATACAGACTCAATGAATCATATCACCTTTCCACGCCCCTCAATTAATGTCACATTAGCATTCTTTAGAATATTCTTGTAGATTGGCGCTGCAACTCGGCATTTTTGTTAGCCATCAAAGTGCTCCAATCATGCTTTGGTTCAGTCTGGTATTTCCATCCAAAGCCATTACTCTAAAAAATTCATGAGAATATTTTGAAGAGTACACAAGCAGTTTCTTTGGTACGCATCCATGAAGGACACacctgcataaaaaaaaaaagtcaatacTTAAAATGTGAGAGGGAAATTATAAAGTAGGATTTAAGGTTTGTCCTTGGGTTTCCAAAAATTTGGATATTGCatgttaaaaataaaatagaaattcaactgaaatacactCTATTCACTTGAATTTTTGCCGGTGGCTCGTATTGCCAACTTATAAAATAGCATCCTAGCTTTGTTTGAACAACCAATAATGAAATTTGCCGATAGGTCGGCTAAATTTACCCTGATCAACTGACCGCATGTATCACTGAATTACACATTCAATGTAatgtttttattttcttaattcctCGTTGTTTGTGGATTACTGAGATGAGAACAAAAATTCAATCCTTCAGTGGTCTCGGAAGAAATGGTGCCTAAGGGTAGCTCACAGATGGCAACAGAAGCACCGAAATTGCAGCAAAGCGGGAGGCACGGACACCTCCACTGCCAGCGCCGATTGTAAAGAGGTCAAAATTGTAGTGGCGAGTGGATTCGGCTCCACTATCGGAGTCAGAGAGAACAGTGAAATGGGCGAGGATGGGGAtggaagggagagagagagagaaaggggaCGAGGAGGGAGAGAggatagggttttgggaggagaGAGATTGCGACAGGGAACTTCCTGTAGAGGGATTGAAGAGTAGGAGAGGTGAGTTTAGGAGTAGCGAGAGAAGTAGGTGCTGCCATGTTTGGGCGGGGAAGGTTTGCGTATTTGTTATTTCAGTTCTTTTGGCGGCCATAAATATACCTTGCGCCTTGTACAAGAATACAATTGATAGACAGTTCATCAGGTGGGGCCTCGTTTCTTGttgccaaattaattagtaatttttttagATAAATAGGTATTTGACCTTGATTACTTttttcaaggaaaaaaaaaattaagaaaacttaCACTTTTTCTAAATTTATGATTCTAAGGAAAGATTTAAAAATCACAATTTGCTTAAAATAATGATCCACTAAATATAATTGCttcaaaggaaattcaaaaacACCACACAAAGAATGAGAGTTCTATTAATCAATATAAAAGTGCAACCGCTGCAAAAAAATGATAATGCAATATTAAAAACCTAGGCAAAAACAAATCTCCCATCATTGAATTGTACAAAATGATAAAACATTAAAATATTAACATGCAATCAATACATATTTTCATTTCAATTGCCGAAGATTACAACCAGAAAGATcatcataaaataataataatattaataaccaAACAAAAAATCGAATTTCCTAACCGTCAAAAGCATCCAAGCTTCTAGTTTAGGTTGTTGCATTTTCTATTCATTTGAACAGAGGCCAGAGAAAATTGAAAAGATTGAACCTCTATCATAAAGAGATATTTTCTCTACAAGTTTGACAGACACTGTTAGAATTCCAAAAATTCTGCATCACCACCATGTAACAGGGCCTAAACCATCATCATCAAGTGTTCCctgcaaaataaaataaaataaaataattaaatacaatcCTTCTCCTTCAAAAGTATTGTTCCTTGGCAATGAAGAAAGCAACGGATAAATAATATTAACTGTGGAAAAAAAAATTAGGGGTTAATTTTTATTAGCTCAATAaaacaagcaaggcaacaagcagtCATATCACCAAGCATGAATGATGAACTCACTGTAATCACCATAGGGGCAAATGGCTTTTCAGGTTGCTCAATTGGAACTGGAGGATACTCTACACTGTCAACTCGAAACTTAATCTGgcatttgaaaataaaaattcaGAACAAATTTGCAAAGTCCAAGCTTGAGCATAAATGTACCTATAAAATGAACATAAACCTCATCTAAGCCGTCGATATAGAACTTGTTGTTATCTTCTGAATCATATTCCCATGTCCATATAACCTGATACCTGCAATTCGTACAGCAAATTTTGAATTAGATAATTTGCACATGGAGACACATGCTTATgatgtaaataataaaaacacCAGAAATACTGAATGATGCATCAACAtgtatgaaattttatttgttgTCCTAATAAAGGATAATAATTTAAGCAGAGACCCTTACCTATTCTCTTGGTCATGTTCATAACTGGATGGCTTTGGCAAACGATGTGCTGGTATGTAAATGTCATCAAAAAATCCAAGTGACACTGTTGATAAGGCCCCCAACATCAGTATGCAGAAACCTTACAGTTATAGTTCAATgcaatgacacaaaatatgaagaaTGCAAGATATTGATTTTAGTAATTACAGTGAGGAAGCACACCATTGACAATTCTAGTAAACATATAAGCTTTATTTTGCTACacttttttcttttgatttaacAAACAAAAGGGAGCAGTCTCTCAATGAATCAAGTACCCAACTATTATTAATCCAACTGCCAACTACCCCAATCCTATAAACCTACATATCCTGTTTGATCTATTTGTGCCACAGCGATGCCATCATCTTAAAAATGATAATAGTACTGCAGAAACTAGATAGAAAGGAAAGATATACATAAACTACTTCTTGAACATACAGCGCAAACCATCCTTGTTAGATTCTTTAAGTTTTCCAGCAATTATTTCTCCCACAAACGGACGGAATATAACCATTCTAAATTCAACCTGCCAGAATAACAAAACATCATGATTGACCAATTTTATGATAAGCACTGAGAATGATTTAGGCACTACTGGCAAAAAAATTAACCCATCGTGTCATATATAATAAATCAAAGAACATTATAGCATGTGAAGCAGCTATCACCTAAGAAATACACCAAGGGTGACATGTATATGATAAAATTCAAGAGCCTAATCTGTGTCTGTCCCCAAATTAAAATGTATAGGGAAATATGCAAGGCTGCTCAATATCTCCAAAGGAATAAAGGTATCACCCACTTAGCTCTAGCACCAACATTTCTGATTACTAAAACTATTTCAAAGGGTCCTAATTCCTACTGACATTATGAGGAAATTTTAAGCTTTAGTAACCTAGTTGAGATTCTAGATTCCATATCACCTTCATTTAAGACAATGAGGAAAATTCACGTAGTGATCTCAAACCTTCCACCAATTACATAGGATGAAAACCATTACTCAGGCTTGCAACCCTATCCTATTATCTGAGGAAAAGAATGAATAATGCATTAAACAGTCAACTGAGTGCTTACTATAGTTAAAAGGTAAAAGACTAGAAAAATAACAAAATAGAGCACAATGACTACACTTGGAAAAATAGTTTCAACATACCACGTATGTGGATGCACCATCTCCAGGAAAGATAAAGCCACCCTCAATTTTTCTGATGTCATATACTGAAATGCATAAGCCCAAACTAGCAATAACCTTCATTACAAACACATTTTAGACAAAATCAGGCACAATCTATAAAACAGCAACAAACCCAGTCCAACTTAACAAAGCCTCAGCCTCAAACTAGTTACATAGAGGTAAATATTAACTAAAGAATGCACCAAAAACAAAAGAAAGAAATATTGCAAACCTTGTCTAAAAAGATATTCTCAAGCTCCTTCTTAATAGCATCTTGGAGAGGAAGGCTAAGGAGAGAAGGAGGCAAACGCAAAGTATGCTCTATTAGACTGAGGTAGAACATTCTCAATTAACAAAGATTCTATAAATACGAGTATCGCCGTCGATCGTCCTTCCCCTTCTCGTCGTTTTTCAGGCAACGTCCAATATTAAACAAACAGTCCCCTGAACAAAAATTATTGAATCCTGAACGATAACGACGATTCCACTGAGGGAGAACAGCAATCTGGAAGGAGAATGAGGAGTTGCGGCTGCCCAAGCCGCTGTAAGCCTCTGCAATGTCTCTCGATTTTCACGGTCAATCTAGAACCGGATGGGCTCAGAAGCATTAAACACAAGCGATGCCACGATTAGAGTCAATTTTAAACGACGTAGTTTTGAGCCCTGGATTTGATTGATCATACATGATTTATATTTTGATTGCTGTTTTCATTTCTTGTTTTCACCATaagtaaaatactgaaaattatttgaaaaaaaagtactgaatattttatttatcttatAGTTTGTGATTTACCTCGTTGATATTGTATCGTATAGTATTATATTATACAAtatgatttttattattaatacatTTGAAAAGACGGTGTGGtatgtgatgatttaataactttCTCTTACTTGGATAGATGATAtggtaaaataaaatataaagattactaaaatactttttattactattttaaatatataaataattttaaatatttatttaaataaaatattaatttataaataataatattataataatgataattaaatatttattataaaaccATTTTTATGATGGATGTCTATTTAGTTTCTTAATGAGTTTATTTAACTTTatggattttatttaatattgtgACTTTGTATATGTCATTTGTATGCTATAAATAGGGAGTTTTCTTAACCCTATGTATATATGCTTTTGGACTTATCTTCTAttcttaaaataatattttctctAAATTCTCTCTATATTTCCTGTTGTGATGTATACTATTATGTTTATAATACGTTATCGGCATGAGTCTCTAGCTTTAACTATACATAAGTttcatatttttttctttatGATTTCAAAAGCACCAAGATTGCACAATTGGACAGCTAGTAGTTTTTGATAACCCAGCTGGAAGGAAATATTGTTATCCAAATCAATAAATTACTATAAGTGCTTTGAGGTAATTTTGTTATTAAtcttttatcaataataattgATTCTTTGTTTATAATCTTAAATTCTTAATGAGAATAAGTTAGATTTGTCAAAATTTGAATTTGCGACTTTTGATATTATGTGGACAAACTATTACTGATAAAGATATGTTAGAAAAAACATTATCCACCTTTCATGCCTCGAATATGCTCCTGCAGCAACAATATCGAGAAAATGGTTTTCAGAAatattctgaattgatttcatgcATTCCTATGGCTgaacaaattaaataataaattattgatGAAAAATCATGAAAATCGACCAACTGATTCTACCTCATTCCCTGAAGTCAATGAGACTTCTATTTACTATTCTGAACATGGAAGAGGTCATAGCCCCAGACGTGGCCGTGGTCGTGGTTGAGGAAGACATATGCATTACAATCGTGgtagtcataatttatcaaattataataATACATCTCACCACTAGAAGTAGAAAAAGAATGATGATAAACAAGAAACAGGACAATATAAAAATTCAGAAGAACTATGCTATCAGTGTGGTATGAAAGGGCACTGGTCGCATAACTGTCGTACGCCAAAACATCTTGTTGATTTTTATTAAGCATCATTAAAAAAGAAAGATTAAAATGCAGAAAACAAATTTTATTTCAGAAAGTAATGATGCTAATGTTGATATCACACACCTCGATATAGCAGATTTATTTGCGTATCTTAAAGGAAAAATTGATCATTTGATTGGTGATGGGAATGTCCGTTAAAATCACTTTAATGtttttgttcttttattttagttaatattGTCATGCTATTTTTCACATTTTACTTAAGGTCTTTTGCGTCATGTTTTATTTTGATGATGATATTTTTAatctatttcttatattgtatttcttttcttatttcttttgaaGATAATATGGATATGAATATTCCAAAATTTTTATTTGGATCAAAGATCAATTATGAAAATATGTGTCTAATTAACAGCGC carries:
- the LOC110665441 gene encoding uncharacterized protein LOC110665441, producing MFYLSLIEHTLRLPPSLLSLPLQDAIKKELENIFLDKVIASLGLCISVYDIRKIEGGFIFPGDGASTYVVEFRMVIFRPFVGEIIAGKLKESNKDGLRLSLGFFDDIYIPAHRLPKPSSYEHDQENRYQVIWTWEYDSEDNNKFYIDGLDEIKFRVDSVEYPPVPIEQPEKPFAPMVITGTLDDDGLGPVTWW